In a single window of the Streptomyces sp. HUAS ZL42 genome:
- a CDS encoding cobalamin B12-binding domain-containing protein produces MGVAAGPIRVVVAKPGLDGHDRGAKVIARALRDAGMEVIYTGLHQTPEQIVDTAIQEDADAIGLSILSGAHNTLFAAVIALLKERDAEDILVFGGGIIPEADIAPLKEKGVAEIFTPGATTASIVEWVRANVRQPAASGG; encoded by the coding sequence ATGGGTGTGGCAGCCGGTCCGATCCGCGTGGTGGTGGCCAAGCCGGGACTCGACGGCCACGATCGTGGGGCCAAGGTGATCGCGCGGGCGCTGCGCGACGCCGGTATGGAGGTCATCTACACCGGGCTTCACCAGACCCCCGAGCAGATCGTCGACACCGCGATCCAGGAGGACGCCGACGCGATCGGCCTGTCCATCCTGTCCGGGGCGCACAACACGCTCTTCGCCGCGGTCATCGCCCTCCTCAAGGAGCGGGACGCGGAGGACATTCTGGTCTTCGGTGGCGGAATCATCCCGGAGGCGGACATTGCGCCGCTGAAGGAGAAGGGCGTAGCCGAGATCTTCACACCCGGGGCGACCACGGCATCGATCGTGGAGTGGGTACGAGCGAACGTACGCCAGCCGGCAGCCTCCGGCGGTTGA
- a CDS encoding AAA family ATPase: MSVSVDPTFVEPSEKQSTEALRPHAEDAFAGELAALAAQDDRPRPARWKLSPWAVATYLLGGTLPDGTVITPKYVGPRRIVEVAVTTLATDRALLLLGVPGTAKTWVSEHLAAAVSGDSTLLVQGTAGTPEEAIRYGWNYAQLLAHGPSRDALVPSPVMRAMAEGMTARVEELTRIPADVQDTLITILSEKTLPIPELGQEVQAVRGFNLIATANDRDRGVNDLSSALRRRFNTVVLPLPESVEAEVDIVSRRVDQIGRSLDLPATPDGIDEIRRVVTVFRELRDGATSDGRTKLKSPSGTLSTAEAISVVTSGLALAAHFGDGVLRAGDVAAGILGAVVRDPAADRVIWQEYLEAVVRERDGWKDFYRACREVSA; this comes from the coding sequence ATGTCTGTGTCCGTCGACCCGACGTTCGTGGAACCGAGTGAGAAGCAGTCGACCGAGGCGTTGCGTCCGCACGCCGAGGACGCGTTCGCCGGTGAACTCGCCGCGCTGGCCGCGCAGGACGACCGACCGCGGCCGGCCCGCTGGAAGCTGTCGCCGTGGGCCGTCGCCACCTATCTGCTCGGCGGCACGCTGCCGGACGGCACGGTGATCACACCGAAGTACGTGGGCCCGCGCCGCATCGTCGAGGTCGCCGTCACCACCCTCGCCACCGACCGCGCCCTGCTCCTGCTCGGCGTGCCCGGCACCGCCAAGACCTGGGTGTCCGAGCACCTGGCCGCGGCGGTCAGCGGCGACTCCACGCTGCTGGTGCAGGGCACGGCGGGCACACCGGAGGAGGCGATCAGGTACGGCTGGAACTACGCGCAGCTGCTCGCGCACGGCCCCAGCCGCGACGCCCTCGTACCCAGCCCGGTCATGCGGGCCATGGCGGAGGGCATGACCGCGCGCGTCGAGGAGCTGACCCGTATCCCGGCGGACGTGCAGGACACGCTCATCACCATCCTGTCGGAGAAGACACTGCCGATACCGGAGCTGGGGCAGGAGGTGCAGGCCGTCCGCGGCTTCAATCTCATCGCCACGGCCAACGACCGCGACCGCGGGGTCAACGACCTGTCCAGCGCGCTGCGCCGCCGCTTCAACACGGTCGTGCTGCCGCTGCCGGAGAGCGTGGAGGCCGAGGTCGACATCGTCTCGCGGCGCGTCGACCAGATCGGCCGCTCCCTCGACCTGCCGGCCACGCCCGACGGCATCGACGAGATCCGCCGCGTCGTGACCGTCTTCCGGGAACTGCGCGACGGGGCCACCTCCGACGGCCGTACGAAGCTGAAGTCGCCGAGCGGCACCTTGTCGACGGCGGAGGCGATCTCCGTCGTCACCAGCGGACTCGCGCTGGCCGCCCACTTCGGGGACGGGGTGCTGCGGGCCGGCGACGTGGCCGCGGGAATCCTGGGCGCGGTGGTCCGGGATCCGGCGGCCGACCGGGTCATCTGGCAGGAGTACCTGGAGGCGGTGGTCCGCGAGCGCGACGGCTGGAAGGACTTCTACCGGGCCTGCCGGGAGGTGAGCGCGTGA
- a CDS encoding DUF5682 family protein, with protein MTDTDATGGKPPAAGPWLLGVRHHGPGSARAVRAALDAAGPRVVLIEGPPEADALIPLAADEDMRPPVALLAHAVDEPGRSAFWPLAEFSPEWVAIRWALEHGVPARFIDLPATHTLAWRGDDEKGSDSSAGEEAEPPNGDQQRAADVDVRVDPLAVLAGTAGYDDPERWWEDVVEHQEAGERDAFAPFAAIEEAMEALREAYGSGGHDRDLVREAYMRLQMRAAQREFGDGVAVVCGAWHVPALRRKAAVAADRELLKGLPKVKAEMTWVPWTYRRLARASGYGAGIDSPGWYGHLFAAPDRPVERWLTRVAGLLREEDRIVSSAHVIEAVRLAGTLAAVRGRPLPGLSETTDAVRAVMCEGSDVPLALVRDRLVVGDVLGEVPATAPAVPLQRDLDRAQRRLRLRPEALERELELDLRKETDAGRSRLLHRLRLLGVDWGEPAVSRGSTGTFRETWRLRWEPELSVRVAEAGVWGTTVLSAATAKAEADAVTAPGLVDVTTLAERCLLAELPDALPAVMQVLADRAALDADVGHLAQALPALVRSLRYGDVRGTDTGALAEVAAGLAERVFVGLPPACASLDADAAEEMRRHVDAVHAAVGLLGDAPTPVHDDLRGRWRAVLRALSARDTVPGVIRGRAVRILLDDGELAQDEAARLMGLALSPGTPPGDAAAWIEGFVGGGSGGGMLLVHDERLLGLVDAWLTGVPAEAFTDVLPLLRRTFSAYEPGVRRTLGELVRRGPGERGSAVGAGTGIPGFAAGLDIGRAQAVVSVVRLLLGLDGAEEEADHDNNLAGVAV; from the coding sequence ATGACCGACACCGACGCGACCGGGGGCAAGCCGCCCGCCGCGGGGCCATGGCTTCTCGGGGTTCGGCATCACGGGCCTGGTTCGGCGCGTGCCGTGCGGGCGGCGCTGGACGCGGCCGGCCCGCGGGTCGTGTTGATCGAGGGCCCGCCCGAGGCCGACGCGCTGATCCCGCTGGCCGCCGACGAGGACATGCGGCCGCCGGTCGCCCTCCTCGCCCATGCCGTGGACGAGCCCGGCCGGTCGGCGTTCTGGCCGCTGGCCGAGTTCTCCCCGGAGTGGGTCGCGATCCGGTGGGCCCTGGAGCACGGCGTCCCGGCCCGCTTCATCGACCTGCCGGCCACGCACACGCTGGCGTGGAGAGGGGACGACGAGAAGGGCTCCGACAGCTCTGCCGGCGAGGAAGCCGAGCCGCCGAACGGAGACCAGCAGCGTGCCGCCGACGTCGATGTCCGTGTCGATCCGCTCGCCGTGCTCGCCGGGACCGCCGGTTACGACGATCCCGAGCGGTGGTGGGAGGACGTGGTCGAACACCAAGAGGCGGGGGAGAGGGACGCGTTCGCGCCCTTCGCCGCGATCGAGGAGGCCATGGAGGCGCTGCGGGAGGCGTACGGCAGCGGGGGCCACGACCGGGATCTCGTACGGGAGGCGTACATGCGGCTCCAGATGCGGGCCGCACAGAGGGAGTTCGGGGACGGCGTGGCCGTCGTCTGCGGGGCCTGGCACGTGCCCGCGCTGCGGAGGAAGGCCGCCGTCGCCGCCGACCGGGAGCTGCTGAAGGGGCTGCCGAAGGTCAAGGCGGAGATGACGTGGGTGCCGTGGACGTACCGCCGTCTGGCCCGGGCCAGTGGGTACGGGGCGGGTATCGACTCGCCCGGCTGGTACGGGCACCTGTTCGCCGCGCCGGACCGACCCGTCGAGCGGTGGCTGACCAGGGTGGCGGGGCTGTTGCGTGAGGAGGACCGGATCGTCTCCTCGGCGCATGTCATCGAGGCGGTGCGGCTGGCCGGGACACTCGCCGCGGTGCGGGGCCGTCCGCTGCCCGGGCTGAGCGAGACGACCGACGCCGTGCGGGCGGTGATGTGCGAGGGCTCCGACGTGCCGCTGGCGCTGGTGCGCGACCGGCTGGTCGTGGGCGACGTGCTGGGGGAGGTGCCCGCGACGGCGCCCGCGGTGCCGTTGCAGCGGGACCTGGACCGTGCGCAGCGCCGGTTGCGGCTCAGACCGGAGGCGCTCGAGCGGGAGTTGGAGCTCGACCTGCGCAAGGAGACCGACGCCGGGCGCAGTCGGCTGCTGCATCGACTCCGGCTGCTGGGCGTCGACTGGGGAGAGCCGGCCGTCTCGCGGGGCAGTACGGGCACGTTCCGGGAGACGTGGCGGCTGCGCTGGGAGCCCGAGCTGTCCGTGCGGGTCGCCGAGGCCGGGGTGTGGGGGACGACCGTCCTCTCCGCCGCGACCGCCAAGGCGGAGGCGGACGCCGTCACCGCGCCGGGCCTCGTCGACGTCACCACGCTCGCCGAGCGCTGCCTGCTCGCCGAACTGCCGGACGCGCTCCCTGCGGTGATGCAGGTGCTCGCCGATCGAGCCGCCCTCGACGCGGACGTCGGCCACCTCGCCCAGGCCCTGCCCGCCCTGGTGCGCTCCCTGCGCTACGGCGACGTGCGAGGCACTGACACAGGGGCGCTCGCGGAGGTCGCCGCGGGACTCGCCGAGCGGGTCTTCGTCGGACTGCCTCCGGCCTGTGCCTCGCTGGACGCGGACGCGGCCGAGGAGATGCGCCGCCATGTGGACGCGGTGCACGCGGCGGTGGGGCTGCTCGGCGACGCTCCCACGCCGGTCCACGACGACCTGCGCGGACGCTGGCGTGCGGTGCTGCGGGCGCTGTCCGCCAGGGACACGGTGCCCGGCGTCATCCGTGGGCGGGCCGTGCGCATCCTGCTGGACGACGGGGAGCTGGCACAGGACGAGGCGGCACGGCTCATGGGGCTCGCCCTGTCGCCGGGCACCCCGCCGGGGGACGCGGCGGCGTGGATCGAGGGCTTCGTCGGGGGCGGCTCCGGGGGCGGGATGCTGCTCGTGCACGACGAGCGGCTGCTGGGCCTGGTCGACGCCTGGCTGACGGGGGTCCCGGCGGAGGCGTTCACGGACGTGCTGCCACTGCTGCGGCGGACGTTCTCGGCGTACGAGCCGGGGGTGCGCAGAACACTCGGCGAACTCGTGCGGCGCGGGCCCGGAGAGCGGGGGAGCGCCGTGGGGGCCGGGACCGGGATACCCGGCTTCGCCGCCGGCCTCGACATCGGGCGGGCGCAGGCCGTGGTGTCGGTGGTGCGGCTGCTGCTGGGCCTGGACGGGGCGGAAGAGGAAGCCGACCACGACAACAACCTTGCGGGGGTGGCGGTATGA
- a CDS encoding SWIM zinc finger family protein: MTQQGVRWTADQVLALAPDAASRKAGSKLGAAGPWSEAGSSDEGTVWGLCKGSGSKPYQTVVDVADASGPAYKCSCPSRKFPCKHALGLLLLWAGGEGSVPRGGQAPDWAEQWTAGRRRRAQEKRAETPAGSASGSADPEAARRRAERRAERITTGATELEERLTDLLRAGLATAEQAGYGLWEETAARMVDAQAPGLAARVRELGAIPASGPGWPVRLLEECALLHLLDRGWLRRERLPGGLAATVRSRIGLPGTADGPPVRDNWLVLAQYDTADPKLTTRRIWLYGTESHRTALLLSYGAAGRPPELTLPVGLALDAELSAYPGAGQQRAALGEQFAPPAPAATRPPGLTTAQAVARYGAALRDDPWLESVPVTLDRVIPTPDGDRWQLAEAEEDTALPLAPAVLTRPGLWRLIALSGGAPVKVFGECGHRGFTPLTAWPEGAGEAVRLC, translated from the coding sequence ATGACTCAGCAGGGGGTGCGCTGGACCGCGGACCAGGTGCTGGCACTGGCGCCTGACGCCGCGTCACGCAAAGCGGGAAGCAAACTCGGCGCGGCAGGACCGTGGTCCGAGGCGGGCAGTTCTGACGAGGGGACGGTGTGGGGGCTGTGCAAGGGCAGTGGCAGCAAGCCGTATCAGACGGTCGTCGACGTCGCGGACGCCTCCGGCCCCGCGTACAAGTGCAGTTGTCCGAGCCGCAAGTTCCCGTGCAAGCACGCCCTCGGCCTGCTGCTGCTCTGGGCCGGTGGAGAGGGGTCGGTGCCGAGGGGCGGCCAGGCGCCGGACTGGGCCGAGCAGTGGACAGCGGGGCGGCGCAGGCGCGCGCAGGAGAAACGGGCGGAGACCCCGGCGGGTTCCGCGTCCGGGTCGGCTGATCCGGAGGCGGCCCGGCGCCGGGCGGAGCGCCGGGCCGAGCGGATCACCACGGGGGCGACGGAGCTCGAGGAGCGGCTGACCGACCTCCTGCGCGCCGGTCTGGCCACGGCCGAACAGGCGGGGTACGGCTTGTGGGAGGAGACGGCGGCCCGCATGGTCGACGCCCAGGCTCCCGGACTGGCCGCGCGTGTCCGGGAACTGGGGGCCATCCCGGCGTCGGGGCCCGGCTGGCCGGTGCGCCTGCTGGAGGAGTGTGCGCTGCTGCACCTCCTCGACCGGGGCTGGCTGCGCCGCGAACGGCTGCCCGGCGGTCTGGCGGCGACGGTCCGTTCCCGCATCGGCCTGCCGGGCACGGCGGACGGCCCGCCGGTGCGCGACAACTGGCTGGTCCTCGCCCAGTACGACACGGCGGACCCGAAACTGACGACACGCCGCATCTGGCTGTACGGCACCGAGTCCCACCGCACGGCCCTGCTCCTGTCCTACGGCGCCGCCGGCCGGCCCCCCGAGCTCACACTGCCGGTCGGCCTGGCCCTGGACGCGGAGCTGTCCGCCTATCCGGGTGCCGGGCAGCAGCGAGCGGCCCTCGGCGAACAGTTCGCCCCGCCCGCACCTGCGGCGACACGGCCGCCAGGACTCACGACGGCCCAGGCCGTCGCCCGCTACGGCGCCGCCCTCCGGGACGACCCCTGGCTGGAGTCGGTCCCGGTGACGCTGGACCGGGTGATACCGACCCCGGACGGCGACCGCTGGCAGCTGGCGGAGGCCGAGGAGGACACAGCGCTCCCGCTCGCCCCGGCCGTCCTCACCCGCCCCGGTCTGTGGCGCCTGATCGCCCTCTCCGGGGGCGCCCCTGTCAAGGTCTTCGGAGAGTGCGGCCACCGCGGTTTCACCCCGCTCACGGCCTGGCCGGAGGGGGCGGGAGAGGCGGTGCGGCTGTGCTGA
- a CDS encoding DUF5691 domain-containing protein: MNGTSTPVDSARWEDLVTTALLGTDRRTPAGSEPGREAPLALLDAAAVETVRRRAGLRPAPAARRPEPAPDDPRPALPAAAARRLAMLLADRPGAAGGGRRGTAPDLMELLPQWLATANARGFAAPAQTLPALLDAARGRTDLRPAALTFAGPRALWLARLNPDWRFALRSTPGGGAALPGPQETERVQQLWQEGLFAERVALLAAIRAREPAVARELLATTWATERAEDRLMFLDSLRTGLGPQDEPFLEQALSDRSRNVRATAAELLSALPDSALASRMAARAGACVAVDHTRETPTITVEAPHECDAGMERDGVAPKAPAGRGERSWWLGQLVEAAPLGSWAGRLGGRTPEEIVAMPVADDWQGELHAAWCRAAVRQRDPAWSRALLGSPSAPEAGGPGAVSLAERAKLLGTLRSAERAEWVAGFIGTHGLSEAFQLLGVCAVPWVAPLGRAVVDALNIARDAGSYPWSFSGVMGLAERCLDPREASRLDGLLAVPDETEDAAPGAGGYWAEAFQRLVTTLRLRAVMAEELGVG, from the coding sequence ATGAACGGGACGTCCACTCCGGTGGATTCCGCGCGCTGGGAGGACCTGGTCACCACGGCACTCCTCGGCACCGACCGCCGCACGCCCGCGGGCAGCGAACCCGGCCGGGAGGCACCCCTGGCGCTGCTGGACGCGGCGGCCGTGGAAACCGTACGGCGAAGGGCCGGGCTGCGTCCTGCGCCGGCGGCCCGTCGCCCGGAGCCGGCCCCCGACGATCCGCGTCCGGCGCTGCCCGCCGCGGCGGCCCGCCGGCTCGCGATGCTGCTGGCCGACCGCCCCGGTGCGGCGGGCGGCGGCCGCAGAGGCACGGCACCGGACCTCATGGAGCTGCTGCCCCAGTGGCTCGCGACGGCCAACGCCCGCGGTTTCGCCGCGCCTGCGCAGACACTGCCCGCGCTTCTGGACGCGGCCCGCGGCCGTACGGATCTGCGGCCGGCGGCGCTGACCTTCGCCGGGCCACGTGCGCTGTGGCTCGCCCGGCTGAACCCGGACTGGCGGTTCGCCCTGCGCTCCACACCGGGTGGGGGCGCGGCGCTGCCGGGTCCGCAGGAGACGGAGAGGGTCCAGCAGCTGTGGCAGGAGGGGCTGTTCGCCGAGCGGGTCGCGCTCCTCGCGGCGATACGGGCACGCGAGCCCGCGGTGGCACGCGAGTTGCTCGCGACGACGTGGGCGACGGAACGGGCCGAGGACCGGCTGATGTTCCTCGACTCGCTGCGCACGGGCCTCGGACCGCAGGACGAACCCTTCCTGGAGCAGGCCCTGAGCGACCGCAGCCGCAACGTACGGGCCACGGCGGCGGAGTTGCTCTCGGCGCTGCCGGACTCGGCGCTCGCCTCCCGCATGGCGGCCCGCGCCGGGGCGTGCGTGGCCGTCGACCACACCCGGGAAACGCCGACGATCACGGTCGAGGCGCCGCACGAGTGCGATGCGGGTATGGAGCGCGACGGGGTGGCGCCCAAGGCACCGGCGGGGCGGGGCGAACGGTCGTGGTGGCTCGGGCAGTTGGTGGAGGCGGCACCGCTCGGCAGCTGGGCCGGACGGCTCGGCGGACGTACGCCCGAGGAGATCGTCGCGATGCCGGTGGCCGACGACTGGCAGGGGGAACTGCACGCGGCGTGGTGCCGGGCGGCGGTGCGACAGCGGGACCCGGCGTGGTCCCGGGCGCTCCTCGGCTCGCCCTCCGCACCCGAGGCCGGCGGGCCGGGCGCGGTGTCCCTGGCGGAGCGGGCCAAGCTGCTGGGCACGCTGCGTTCCGCCGAACGGGCCGAGTGGGTGGCCGGGTTCATCGGCACGCATGGTCTGTCCGAGGCGTTTCAGCTGCTCGGGGTGTGCGCGGTGCCGTGGGTTGCGCCGCTTGGGCGGGCGGTGGTCGATGCGCTCAATATCGCTCGGGACGCGGGGAGTTATCCGTGGAGCTTCAGTGGGGTGATGGGGCTGGCCGAGCGATGCCTCGATCCGCGTGAGGCGAGCCGTCTCGACGGGTTGCTGGCAGTGCCGGACGAGACGGAGGATGCGGCGCCGGGGGCCGGGGGTTACTGGGCGGAGGCATTTCAGCGGCTGGTCACCACGTTGCGTCTGCGGGCGGTGATGGCTGAGGAGTTGGGGGTGGGGTAG
- a CDS encoding esterase/lipase family protein, giving the protein MKVTWALQPFLPLCQRLLPSRLTGLSVALLKATALEIAILAGHLLLYPSGIAQERRTRTIPDLPAQGIPDTAQLPAQVRPPVVLLHGFIDNRSVFVLLRRSLAQHGRQQIESLNYSPLTCDIRTAAELLGRHIEEICERTGSSEVDVVGHSLGGLIARYYVQRLGGDLRVRTLVTLGTPHSGTRVVPMANAHPIVRQMRPGSEVIEELTRPAPGCRTQFVSFWSDLDHLMDPLETACIDHPDLLVQNVRVSGVGHLALPVHPAVATGIRQALDNTTDSARAAAHSNGLTVA; this is encoded by the coding sequence ATGAAGGTCACCTGGGCGCTGCAGCCCTTTCTTCCGCTCTGTCAGCGTCTGCTGCCGAGCAGACTGACGGGTCTCTCCGTGGCCCTCCTGAAGGCGACCGCCCTGGAGATCGCGATCCTCGCGGGACATCTCCTTCTCTATCCCTCCGGCATCGCGCAGGAACGCCGCACCCGGACCATCCCCGACCTGCCCGCGCAGGGCATCCCGGACACGGCCCAGTTGCCTGCCCAGGTCCGGCCGCCGGTCGTTCTGCTGCACGGTTTCATCGACAACCGGTCCGTGTTCGTCCTGCTGCGCCGCAGTCTCGCCCAGCACGGCAGGCAGCAGATCGAGTCGCTCAACTACTCACCCCTCACCTGCGACATACGCACCGCGGCCGAACTGCTCGGCCGGCACATAGAGGAGATCTGCGAGCGCACGGGGAGCAGTGAGGTGGACGTCGTCGGGCACAGCCTCGGCGGACTGATCGCGCGGTACTACGTGCAGCGGCTGGGCGGCGACCTCCGCGTCCGCACGCTCGTCACGCTGGGCACCCCGCACTCCGGAACCCGGGTCGTCCCGATGGCGAACGCACACCCCATAGTGCGCCAGATGCGCCCCGGTTCGGAGGTGATCGAGGAGCTGACCCGCCCCGCACCTGGCTGCCGTACGCAGTTCGTCAGCTTCTGGAGCGACCTCGACCATCTGATGGACCCGCTGGAGACCGCCTGCATCGACCACCCCGACCTGCTCGTGCAGAACGTACGGGTCAGCGGTGTCGGCCATCTGGCCCTGCCCGTGCACCCCGCCGTGGCGACCGGGATACGGCAGGCCCTCGACAACACGACGGACAGCGCCCGGGCGGCAGCTCACTCCAACGGCCTGACGGTGGCGTAG
- a CDS encoding M23 family metallopeptidase, whose amino-acid sequence MNDRHPSGTLPTPAPASDAASAPYASYGTQEAQYGDFTTYGGYDATGFETGGHATSTFHSDPLFGSLPGENTGAYDSTQWSTGSHHTLNYDVYAAQHHAAYDTGVYETTAWATGHQPLTAVPSQATGHETSGWGSPLWERDASAWLQPDQSAGPADQTQQWDWGTQTFDTGAYDATQWNSDGGSTPTTDAYETTADTYEPSAESFEQQANADFDQAEQVAYDEPVQDEGELTATGEMPAAAPLLDDQEEAAPARVPAPRTGSRGANRSRRRTPPKRSALLTIAVPSACVMGVAGIAAASVGTLTGDKDSSATASDAQAVKPSAANNKLDSQLKSLSAEADDFADRASRTQERIDLKAQQEAEKKKAAAEAARKERLRPKYALPVKQHGLSAYYGQAGINWMSVHTGIDFPVSYGTTVMAATDGTVRTQWNSAYGNMMIVTAKDGTETWYCHLSSYRVASGTTVKAGQPIAYSGNSGNSTGPHLHFEVRPGGGSAIDPLPWLRSHGLDPT is encoded by the coding sequence GTGAACGACCGTCACCCGTCGGGGACCCTGCCCACCCCGGCTCCGGCTTCCGATGCCGCCTCGGCGCCCTACGCGTCGTACGGCACCCAGGAAGCCCAGTACGGCGACTTCACCACATACGGCGGCTACGACGCGACCGGTTTCGAGACCGGTGGCCACGCCACCTCGACCTTCCACTCGGACCCCCTCTTCGGCAGTCTCCCGGGCGAGAACACAGGCGCGTACGACTCCACCCAGTGGTCCACGGGCAGCCACCACACCCTGAACTACGACGTGTACGCGGCCCAGCACCACGCCGCCTACGACACCGGCGTGTACGAGACGACGGCCTGGGCGACCGGCCACCAGCCGCTGACCGCCGTCCCGTCGCAGGCCACGGGCCACGAGACCTCCGGCTGGGGGTCCCCCCTCTGGGAGAGGGACGCGAGCGCCTGGCTCCAGCCCGACCAGTCCGCCGGCCCCGCCGACCAGACCCAGCAGTGGGACTGGGGCACGCAGACCTTCGACACCGGGGCGTACGACGCCACGCAGTGGAACTCCGACGGCGGCAGTACACCGACGACGGACGCCTACGAGACGACCGCGGACACCTACGAACCGTCGGCGGAATCCTTCGAGCAGCAGGCGAACGCCGACTTCGACCAGGCCGAGCAGGTCGCCTACGACGAACCCGTCCAGGACGAAGGCGAGTTGACCGCCACCGGCGAGATGCCCGCGGCCGCCCCGCTCCTCGACGACCAGGAAGAGGCGGCCCCCGCCCGGGTTCCGGCCCCGCGCACGGGCTCGCGCGGCGCGAACCGGTCCCGCCGCCGTACGCCCCCCAAGCGCTCGGCGCTGCTGACCATCGCCGTGCCCTCGGCCTGTGTGATGGGTGTCGCGGGAATCGCCGCGGCGTCCGTCGGCACGCTGACCGGCGACAAGGACAGCTCGGCGACCGCGTCGGACGCGCAGGCGGTGAAACCGTCCGCCGCCAACAACAAGCTGGACAGCCAGCTCAAGAGCCTCTCCGCGGAGGCCGACGACTTCGCCGACCGGGCCAGCCGTACGCAGGAGCGCATCGACCTCAAGGCCCAGCAGGAGGCCGAGAAGAAGAAGGCTGCGGCGGAGGCGGCCCGTAAGGAACGTCTGCGCCCGAAGTACGCGCTGCCGGTCAAGCAGCACGGGCTCAGCGCCTACTACGGCCAGGCCGGAATCAACTGGATGTCCGTGCACACGGGCATCGACTTCCCGGTCTCGTACGGCACCACGGTGATGGCCGCGACCGACGGCACCGTCCGGACGCAGTGGAACAGCGCCTACGGCAACATGATGATCGTGACGGCGAAGGACGGTACGGAGACGTGGTACTGCCACCTCTCCAGCTACCGGGTCGCCTCCGGTACGACGGTGAAGGCCGGACAGCCGATCGCGTACTCCGGCAATTCCGGCAACTCGACCGGTCCGCACCTGCACTTCGAGGTGAGGCCGGGCGGCGGCTCGGCCATAGACCCGCTTCCGTGGCTGCGCAGCCACGGACTCGACCCGACGTAA